GCTGTAGCTGAGGGCGAGTCCGCTCCTGACAAGGAGGTGGATTGGCAGGCTGAGGCGAAAAAGTGGAAGGTTCTCTCACGTAAGCACGAGGCTAACGAGAAGGCGCTAGCGTCTAAAGCATCCGAGTACGATAAGTATTTGGAGTCTCAGAAAACTGAGGAGCAAAAACGCGTTGAGGCCCTCCAGAGGGCCGAGAAGGAACGCGATGAGGCTAACGCGAGCCTGGCTCGTATGGCTGCAGGGATCAAGTACGGGCTTTCCGAAGAAGACCTGGCCTTGCTGGGTGCGGGCGAGGATTTCGAGGAAAGGGCTAAAACCCTGGCTGAACGCCTAAAAGCCGGAAGCCCGGTGCGGGCGCGTTCTGCCACCCAGGGGGTAGAAGCCGGCAGTACTGTTTCTGATGATTTCCTTGGCGAGGTGCTGCGCTCACGCTAAAGCGCTGTTTCCCTTTCGCAATCACAAATTTTTTTAGTCATTTGTTTTGGCCGCCTAACCGGGCGGCCTTTCGTGTTTAAAACACGAGTTTTCCCATGAACGTAAAAGGAGAAAAGAACATTATGGGTACTTATAACAAGATTGTGGGTCGCTCCCAGACTGGTGAGCAGCTGATCCCACCGGAACAGGTAAAAGCAATCCTGCAAGATACTCCGAAGTCTTCTGTTGTCCTGGATAAGGCAGTAAAGGCTCGCATGTCTACCACAAAGCAGACCCAGCCGGTCCTGGCGACTTTGCCGGACGCCTACTGGGTTAACGGTGATACCGGGCTGAAACAGACTAGTGAGGCAACCTGGAAGGGCCAGACCATGACCGCTGAAGAACTAGCGGTTATCGTCCCGATCCCGGACGCGGTTGCTGATGATACTTCTATTAACCTGTGGGAGGCAGTAAAACCCCTGCTAGCTGAAGCACTAGGCAAGAAGATAGACCAGGCCGTCATCTTTGGTACGGACAAGCCTACTAGCTGGCCGGACGCTCTTACAGCCGGGGCCGAGGCTGCTGGTAACAGTGTAAAGCTGACAGCAAAGAAGAATGTTGGGGACGCGGTTATTGAGCTGGGCGAGAAGATGGCAGCCCAGGGGTTTGGTATTAACGGGTTTATTTCCCGGCCCGGCCTGGACTGGAAGCTACGCGGCCTAAAGGATGCTAACGGCCAGCCCATCTACGGCGGTAAACTCTCTGAGGCCCAGCCAGCCACCCTGTTCGGTTTCCCGCTAAACCCGGTAATTAATGGGGCTTGGGATGCTGCTGCGGCAGAACTGCTAGCCGTGGATTGGTCCAAGGTCGTTATCGGTACCCGCCAGGATATTACTTACAAGATCTTCGAAGAAGGCGTCATCTCTGACGAGAATGGCAAGGTCATCCTAAACCTCATGCAGCAGGACACTAAGGCTATGCGCGTGGTTATGCGCCTGGGATACCAGGTTATTAACCCGCCCACCAGGGTCGCCGGCGGAGCGGTAATACTTGCGCCCTTTGAGCATGTACGCTTCCACGCTGCCCACACACCCTGCCCATGCCCCAAACAAAGCTGTGGCTATTTTAGGTCTATCTTGTTGCACTTTAGCGGCTATAGGCACACACTGCCGCACATTCACTCTTTGGAATTTCCAGCACCA
The genomic region above belongs to Winkia neuii and contains:
- a CDS encoding phage major capsid protein, producing MNVKGEKNIMGTYNKIVGRSQTGEQLIPPEQVKAILQDTPKSSVVLDKAVKARMSTTKQTQPVLATLPDAYWVNGDTGLKQTSEATWKGQTMTAEELAVIVPIPDAVADDTSINLWEAVKPLLAEALGKKIDQAVIFGTDKPTSWPDALTAGAEAAGNSVKLTAKKNVGDAVIELGEKMAAQGFGINGFISRPGLDWKLRGLKDANGQPIYGGKLSEAQPATLFGFPLNPVINGAWDAAAAELLAVDWSKVVIGTRQDITYKIFEEGVISDENGKVILNLMQQDTKAMRVVMRLGYQVINPPTRVAGGAVILAPFEHVRFHAAHTPCPCPKQSCGYFRSILLHFSGYRHTLPHIHSLEFPAP